Proteins encoded in a region of the Suricata suricatta isolate VVHF042 chromosome 10, meerkat_22Aug2017_6uvM2_HiC, whole genome shotgun sequence genome:
- the GRIN2B gene encoding glutamate receptor ionotropic, NMDA 2B: MSSQLDIDNMAGVFYMLGAAMALSLITFICEHLFYWQFRHCFMGVCSGKPGMVFSISRGIYSCIHGVAIEERQSVMNSPTATMNNTHSNILRLLRTAKNMANLSGVNGSPQSALDFIRRESSVYDISEHRRSFTHSDCKSYNNPPCEENLFSDYISEVERTFGNLQLKDSNVYQDHYHHHHRPHSIGSASSIDGLYDCDNPPFTTQPRSISKKPLDIGLPSSKHSQLSDLYGKFSFKSDRYSGHDDLIRSDVSDISTHTVTYGNIEGNAAKRRKQQYKDSLKKRPASAKSRREFDEIELAYRRRPPRSPDHKRYFRDKEGLRDFYLDQFRTKENSQHWEHVDLTDIYKEQSDDFKRDSVSGGGPCTNRSHLKHGAGDKHSVVGGVPAPWEKNLTNVDWEDRSGGGGNFCRSCPSKLHNYSAAAAGQNSARQACIRCEACKKAGNLYDISEDNSLQELDQPAAPVAVTSNASTTKYPQSPTNSKAQKKTRNKLRRQHSYDTFVDLQKEEAALAPRSVSLKDKGRFMDGSPYAHMFEMPAGESTFANNKSSVPTAGHHHHNNPGGGGGYMLSKSLYPDRVTQNPFIPTFGDDQCLLHGSKSYFFRQPTVAGAPKARPDFRALVTNKPVVSALHGAVPGRFQKDICIGNQSNPCVPNNKNPRAFNGSSNGHVYEKLSSIESDV; encoded by the exons aTGAGCAGCCAGCTGGACATTGACAACATGGCAGGCGTCTTCTACATGTTGGGGGCAGCCATGGCACTCAGCCTCATCACCTTCATCTGCGAACACCTCTTCTATTGGCAGTTCCGGCATTGCTTTATGGGTGTCTGTTCTGGCAAGCCTGGCATGGTCTTCTCCATCAGCAGA GGTATCTACAGCTGCATCCATGGAGTGGCTATCGAGGAGCGCCAGTCCGTGATGAACTCCCCCACTGCGACCATGAACAACACACACTCCAACATCCTGCGCCTGCTCCGCACGGCCAAGAACATGGCCAACCTGTCCGGTGTGAACGGCTCCCCGCAGAGCGCCCTGGACTTCATCCGACGCGAGTCCTCTGTCTATGACATCTCGGAGCACCGCCGAAGCTTCACCCACTCAGACTGCAAATCCTACAACAACCCGCCATGCGAGGAGAACCTCTTCAGTGACTACATCAGTGAGGTGGAGAGAACTTTTGGTAACCTGCAGTTAAAGGACAGCAATGTGTACCAagatcactaccaccaccaccaccggcCCCACAGCATCGGCAGTGCCAGCTCCATCGATGGGCTCTACGACTGTGACAACCCACCTTTCACCACCCAGCCGAGGTCCATCAGCAAGAAGCCCCTGGACATTGGCCTCCCCTCCTCCAAACACAGCCAGCTCAGTGACCTGTATGGCAAATTCTCCTTCAAGAGCGACCGCTACAGTGGCCACGATGACTTGATCCGATCCGACGTGTCCGACATATCCACCCACACGGTCACCTACGGAAACATCGAGGGCAACGCCGCTAAGCGGCGTAAGCAGCAGTATAAAGACAGCCTGAAGAAGCGGCCGGCCTCGGCCAAGTCCCGCCGGGAGTTTGACGAGATCGAGCTGGCCTACCGCCGCCGGCCACCCCGCTCCCCCGACCACAAGCGCTACTTCAGGGACAAGGAAGGGCTGCGGGACTTCTACCTGGACCAGTTCCGCACCAAGGAGAACTCCCAGCACTGGGAGCACGTGGACCTGACGGATATCTACAAGGAGCAGAGCGATGACTTTAAGCGCGACTCGGTCAGCGGAGGAGGGCCCTGTACCAACAGGTCTCACCTCAAACACGGAGCGGGCGACAAACACAGCGTGGTCGGCGGAGTCCCAGCACCCTGGGAGAAGAACCTGACCAATGTGGACTGGGAGGACCGCTCTGGCGGTGGCGGCAACTTCTGCCGCAGCTGCCCGTCTAAGCTACACAACTACTCGGCGGCAGCGGCCGGCCAGAACTCGGCCAGGCAGGCGTGCATCCGCTGCGAGGCCTGCAAGAAGGCCGGTAACCTGTATGACATCAGCGAGGACAACTCCCTGCAGGAGCTGGACCAGCCGGCTGCCCCCGTGGCTGTGACGTCAAATGCCTCCACCACCAAGTACCCCCAGAGCCCGACTAACTCCAAGGCGCAGAAGAAGACCCGGAACAAACTGCGCCGGCAGCACTCCTACGACACCTTCGTGGACCTGCAGAAGGAAGAAGCAGCCTTGGCCCCGCGCAGCGTGAGCCTGAAAGACAAGGGCCGCTTCATGGATGGGAGTCCCTATGCCCACATGTTTGAGATGCCAGCTGGCGAGAGCACCTTTGCCAACAACAAGTCCTCAGTGCCCACTGCCGgacaccaccaccacaacaatcctggcggcggcggcggctacATGCTCAGCAAGTCGCTCTACCCTGACCGGGTCACGCAAAACCCTTTCATCCCCACTTTCGGGGACGACCAGTGCTTGCTCCATGGCAGCAAATCCTACTTCTTCAGGCAGCCCACGGTGGCGGGGGCGCCGAAAGCCAGGCCAGACTTCCGGGCCCTTGTCACCAACAAGCCGGTGGTCTCGGCCCTTCACGGGGCTGTGCCAGGCCGTTTCCAGAAAGACATCTGTATAGGGAACCAGTCCAACCCCTGTGTGcctaacaacaaaaaccccaggGCTTTCAATGGCTCCAGCAATGGGCATGTTTATGAGAAACTTTCTAGTATTGAGTCTGATGTCTga